In the genome of Egicoccus sp. AB-alg2, the window GCACCGGCGTCCGGAACGCGCGGAGCGCGGCACCGATGGGCGGGGCCGAGGGCGAGTGGTGGCGGAGGTCGGTCACGGCCCGAGCATCCCGGACGGCTGTGACAGGGCCTGTTGCCGGCGGGCCTCGGCCGCCGTCTCGCAGGTGTCCTCGCGGGCGCAGTAGTGGCACCAGGCGCCGCCGCGCAGGCGCAGGTCCTCCTCGGGCGCGTCGGCGAGACGCACGAGCTGCGCGACCCCGTCGAGCACTCGTCGCACGGTGACGAGCAGCGTCTCCGCACGCAGGGACTCCACCTCCGCCCGGCCCTCGGTGACGTAGAAGGTCGCCCAGCGAAACGGCAGACGACCGGCCGCCAGCGCGACCAGCAGCGCGTAGAACCGCAGCTCGTGGCGGTCGTGCTGGGCGCGCGGCCGACCCGTCTTGAGATCGACGACGAGCGTGCGGGCGCGATCGTCGCGGCGGGGGCTGACCAGCACCAGGTCCGGCACGCCCCGCAGCACCACGCGCCCGCCCGCCAGCCGCACTTCCACGGGACGTTCGACGTGGGCCTGCACGCTGCCCGGCGGCAGCGGTGGCCACACCTCGCGGAAGCCGACGAGGAGTCCGGTCACCTCGTCGCGCAGGCACTGCGCGTCCGCAGCGGGCAGGTCGTTGAGCCAGCGGGACAACGACGCCGGGTCGCCCGGCCGGCGCGACGCCTCGGCCTGCCAGACGCGCCCGACGACGGCCGCGGGCGTGTCGGCGCGGGCCTCGTGCCAGTCCTGCTCGACGGCGAGGTGGGTGAGCGTGCCCCGTGCGTTGGCCCAGGAGTGCGCATAGGGCTTCGGGTCGCGTTGCCAGCCGTCACAGGCCAGGCGCTCCAGCGCGCTCTTCGTCACGAGCAGCCGACCGCCGCGCGCCGCCGACGCGGCCTCGCTCAGCGCACCGTCCACCTCCGCGAGGCCCGCCTCCAGGCGCGCCCGCAGGTCACCTACCAGCGCCGGGTCGTCGGCCGGCCGCGGCAGGCCCCAGCCCAGCAGGTCCTCGGCCAGACGCCGGCGGGCCGGCAGGTCGAGGGCCAGTGCCCCCGTCGCCAGTGCCGCCGTCGCCACCGTGTCCTTCGACACCCCCGGCTCCTCCACGTTCCCCTTGCCCGCCTCGCGACCGGTTGCAGGCTAGGACCCCGGTGTGACGCCGCCGTGGAGGCGTCCACAGCGGCCCCCGTGACGGTGCCCGCCCACCGCGGACCCCGCCGCACCCGAGGCGACGACCGGCTCACAGCCGGGCGAGCGCCCGGAGGTCGTCGTCGGACAGCTCCGGCGACACCAGCGTGCCCCCGGCCACCTCCAGCACGGGCACCCCGCCGATCCCCCGGCCGCGCAACATCAGCATGCGCTGACGCAACTGCAGACGGGCGTCGCGGTCGTCGAGCGCCGCCCGTGCGGCGTCGAGGTCGAGACCGGCCCGGCCCGCCAGCGTCAGCAGCACCTCGGGGTCGCCGAGGTCGGCGTCGTCGTGCCAGTAGGCGCGCAGGCAGGTGGCCCGCCACGAGGCGCCCAGCCCGGCACGGCCCGCGACGCCGCCGATCACGTGGGCGCCCAGCGTCGGCGGTCGGCGGGTCGGGCGCCGCAGGTCGAGCCCCAGCTCCGCCGCGCGTGCCGCATGCCGCTCGAGCTCCTCGTACTGGTCGAGGGTGACGGGCAGCGCCGTGTCGAGCCCGAGCGGGTCGAAGCCCTCGAACGCCACCGCCACGCCGGCGTCGGCGAGCCGCTGCAGGCGCAGCAGTGCCACGACGCTGGCGGCGGAGGGGTAGTCGAAGTAGAGCGTGAGCATGCGTGGCCGTCGGGCGCGCGCGTCGGCGGAGCGCGGCCGCGGCGGCAGCCTACGCTCGCGCCCCATGGACGTCCGGACCCTGCTCGCCACCGTGCCGCGGCCCGGTCGCCTGGCCTGGATCGGTCTGCGCACCCGGCGCCGCGGACCGATGACCACGCCGGCGCTGGCCGAGGCCGTACCCGGCCTGGGCCTGCTCGGGGACCGCCGGGCCGAACGCGCACGCCCGGACCCGGCGGGCCGCCGTCAGGTCACCCTCGTGCAGGCCGAGCACCTGCCGGTCCTGGCGACGCTGCTCGCGCGCGACGAGCCCGTGGACCCGGTCGCCCTCCGTCGCAACCTCGTCGTCGGCGGCGTGAACCTGCACGCCCTGGGCAAGCGCCGGTTCACCATCGGCGACGTGACCTTCGAGGCCACCGGCCCCTGCCACCCCTGCTCGCGGATGGAGGAGGAGCTCGGTCCCGGTGGCTACCAGGCGATGCGCGGCCACGGCGGCATCACCGCCCGCGTCCTGACGCACGGCACGATCCACCTCGGCGACCCGGTCGCCCTGTGTCCGCCCGGTGACGGACCGCTGGGCACCGCCACGTGAGTCGGCTCAGCCGGGCGCGTCGCCCATGGCGGCCGGGCGGTCCGGGTCGGCCGCCCATCCCGACCAGGACCCGACGTAGAGCCGGCCCGGGCGGCCGAGCCGCTCCAGCACCAGCAGGTCGAGCGTGGCGCTGACGCCGGAGCCGCAGTAGGCGACCACGTCGTCGGCGTCGAACACGCCGGCCGCCTCCCACCGCGCCCGCAGTTCCTCGTCGCCACGCAGCCGCCCGTCGTCGCCGAGGTTCTCGCCGACCGGCACGTTGACGGCGCCGGGCACGTGTCCGGGTCGCGGGTCGACCGGTTCGAACTCCCCCCGGTAGCGGGCTGCGGCGCGGGCATCGACGACCACGCTCGCCGGGTCCTTCGCCAGGCGGGCCACGGCGACCGCGTCGGCGAAGCGCTCCACGGGCCACGGCACGACGCGGCGGGTCACGGGCGTGCGCCGGACCGGGCCGGTCTCCAGCGGCCCGTCCCAGGCCGCCAGCCCCCCGTCGAGCAGGGCCGCCGGCTGCCCGATCACCCGC includes:
- a CDS encoding PD-(D/E)XK nuclease family protein; translation: MSKDTVATAALATGALALDLPARRRLAEDLLGWGLPRPADDPALVGDLRARLEAGLAEVDGALSEAASAARGGRLLVTKSALERLACDGWQRDPKPYAHSWANARGTLTHLAVEQDWHEARADTPAAVVGRVWQAEASRRPGDPASLSRWLNDLPAADAQCLRDEVTGLLVGFREVWPPLPPGSVQAHVERPVEVRLAGGRVVLRGVPDLVLVSPRRDDRARTLVVDLKTGRPRAQHDRHELRFYALLVALAAGRLPFRWATFYVTEGRAEVESLRAETLLVTVRRVLDGVAQLVRLADAPEEDLRLRGGAWCHYCAREDTCETAAEARRQQALSQPSGMLGP
- a CDS encoding DsbA family protein, whose protein sequence is MLTLYFDYPSAASVVALLRLQRLADAGVAVAFEGFDPLGLDTALPVTLDQYEELERHAARAAELGLDLRRPTRRPPTLGAHVIGGVAGRAGLGASWRATCLRAYWHDDADLGDPEVLLTLAGRAGLDLDAARAALDDRDARLQLRQRMLMLRGRGIGGVPVLEVAGGTLVSPELSDDDLRALARL
- a CDS encoding MOSC domain-containing protein — its product is MDVRTLLATVPRPGRLAWIGLRTRRRGPMTTPALAEAVPGLGLLGDRRAERARPDPAGRRQVTLVQAEHLPVLATLLARDEPVDPVALRRNLVVGGVNLHALGKRRFTIGDVTFEATGPCHPCSRMEEELGPGGYQAMRGHGGITARVLTHGTIHLGDPVALCPPGDGPLGTAT
- a CDS encoding sulfurtransferase, giving the protein MSEQVPPVIAARALVRLQAQREVVLADVRWALDGSEGEDTYLRGHLPGAVYVDLGGVLSGPGEPTDGRHPLPSAEAFAAGLGALGIADDVLVVAYDQGGGASAARLVWLLRVIGQPAALLDGGLAAWDGPLETGPVRRTPVTRRVVPWPVERFADAVAVARLAKDPASVVVDARAAARYRGEFEPVDPRPGHVPGAVNVPVGENLGDDGRLRGDEELRARWEAAGVFDADDVVAYCGSGVSATLDLLVLERLGRPGRLYVGSWSGWAADPDRPAAMGDAPG